One Dromiciops gliroides isolate mDroGli1 chromosome 3, mDroGli1.pri, whole genome shotgun sequence DNA segment encodes these proteins:
- the LOC122751842 gene encoding zinc finger protein 345-like isoform X3 — translation MTPGTQRPPSQESVTFKDVVVHFTLEEWCLLDHSQKELYKEVTLENVQTFLSLGLPVSREDLTSSQEGGAPWLLEPKGPRHLCPDAVARLKMKEMTTNLSISEGESGQLIFKTVSPRNDGFEYSKYRKSFTEQVELIQSHGKPPEIQLHQGNQQKMTFSLNSDLTGLQKSDIGKRLHLCNEGRKAFSQNSKLITHQKTHIRKELDECNEGGATLSLHSSLPYHPRVHTGQKTCSCDQCEKTFHSNSDLVRHQKIHTGEKPYKCDECGKAFGYRSRLIGHQRIHTGEKRYKCNECGKAFCYKSVLIGHQRIHTEEKPYECQKCGKTFHQSWNLAVHQKIHTGKKPYKCNQCGKTFLQGSSLVVHDRSHTGEKPYECSQCGKTFTRSYVLVRHQRIHTREKYKCNQCEKTFRTKSNLAIHQKIHTGEESYKCKQCGKTFAYNSSLAKHQRIHNGEEPYEFNQYGNTFTETASIAKRQRIHNGEKPYKCNQCGKTFTHRYVLVAHQRTHTGEKPYECNQCGKAFRENSSLAKHQRIHTGEKPYECNQCGKAFTQHSNLSVHQRFHTGEKPYECKQCGKTFVHSSSLSKHQRFHTGEKPYECNQCGKTFTHSYVLIAHQKTHTGVKPYECNQCGKAFTRSSHLLAHQRIHTGEKPYECNQCGKTFTRSYVLVRHHRMHSGEKPYECNQCGKTFQTKSNLATHQRIHTGEKPYECNQCGKTFTENSSLTRHQRVHTGERPYECNQCGKKFRCSSDLAAHQRIHTGEKPYLCYQCGKAFTKTSSLNAHKRIHTREKHYECNQCGKTFQTKSNLATHQRVHTGEKPYECNQCGKAFTKTSSLAAHKRIHNGEKPYVCNQFGKAFTRRS, via the exons ATGACCCCGGGGACCCAGAGACCCCCATCCCAG GAGTCGGTGACCTTCAAGGATGTAGTTGTGCACTTCACCCTGGAGGAGTGGTGCCTGTTGGACCATTCTCAGAAAGAACTGTACAAGGAGGTCAcgctggagaatgtccagaccTTTCTCTCCCTGG GGCTTCCAGTTTCCAGAGAAGACCTGACCTCTTCTCAGGAAGGGGGAGCACCATGGCTTCTGGAGCCAAAAGGCCCAAGGCACCTTTGTCCAG ATGCAGTGGCCAGGCttaaaatgaaagagatgacCACAAACTTGAGCATTTCTGAGGGAGAATCTGGCCAGCTAATATTCAAGACAGTGTCGCCAAGGAATGACGGTTTTGAGTACAGTAAATATAGGAAAAGCTTTACTGAACAGGTAGAACTTATTCAGTCCCATGGGAAGCCTCCTGAAATACAACTGCATCAAGGTAATCAACAGAAAATGACTTTCAGCTTGAATTCAGACCTCACTGGACTTCAGAAAAGTGATATTGGCAAAAGGCTTCATCTAtgtaatgaaggaaggaaggccttCAGCCAGAACTCTAAGCTCATTACTCACCAGAAGACTCACATTAGAAAGGAGCTTGATGAATGTAATGAAGGTGGAGCAACCTTATCCCTTCACTCATCTCTTCCTTATCATCCTAGAGTTCATACTGGACAGAAAACATGTTCATGTGATCAGTGTGAGAAGACCTTTCATTCCAACTCAGATCTAGTTAGACATCAGaagattcatactggagagaagccttataaatgtgatgaatgtgggaaggcctttggCTACAGGTCACGCCTTATTGGCCATcaaagaattcacactggagaaaaacgttataaatgtaatgaatgtgggaaggccttctgcTACAAATCAGTCCTTATTggccatcagagaattcacacagaagagaaaccttatgaatgtcaaaaatgtggaaagactttccaCCAGAGTTGGAATCTTGCTGTACATCAAAAAATCCACACTGgaaagaaaccttataaatgtaatcagtgtggaaagacttttttACAGGGTTCTAGTCTTGTTGTACATGATAGAagccatactggagagaaaccttatgaatgtagtcagtgtggaaagactttcacacgcAGCTATGTTCTTGttagacatcagagaatccacactagagagaaatataaatgtaatcaatgtgAAAAGACTTTCCGAACAAAGTCCAATCTTGCCATCcatcagaaaatccacactggagaggaATCTTATAaatgtaaacagtgtggaaagacttttgcCTATAATTCCAGTCTTGCaaagcatcagagaatccacaatgGGGAGGAACCTTATGAATTTAATCAGTATGGAAATACTTTCACAGAGACTGCAAGTATTGCTAAGCGTCAGAGAATCCACAATggggagaaaccttataaatgtaatcagtgtggaaagactttcacacacAGATATGTTCTTGTTGCACATCAGAGAacccacactggagagaaaccttatgaatgtaatcagtgtggaaaggctttcagagAGAATTCCAGTCTtgctaaacatcagagaatccacactggagagaaaccttatgaatgtaatcagtgtggaaaggctttcacacagcaCTCCAATCTTTCTGTACATCAGAGattccacactggagagaaaccttatgaatgcaaacAGTGCGGAAAGACTTTTGTACATAGTTCCAGTCTTTCTAAGCATCAGAGgttccacactggagagaaaccttatgaatgtaatcagtgtggaaagactttcacacacAGCTATGTTCTTATTGCACATCAGAAAACCCACACTGGAGTGAAACcgtatgaatgtaatcaatgtggaaaggctttcacacgcAGCTCCCATCTtcttgcacatcagagaatccacactggagagaaaccttatgaatgtaatcagtgtggaaagactttcacacgcAGCTATGTTCTTGTTAGACATCATAGAatgcacagtggagagaaaccttatgaatgtaatcaatgtggaaagactttccaaACAAAATCCAATCTTGCAacccatcagagaatccacactggagagaaaccttatgaatgtaatcagtgtggaaagactttcacagagaATTCCAGTCTTACTAGGCATCAGAGAGTCCACACTGGAGAGagaccttatgaatgtaatcagtgtggaaagaaaTTCAGATGCAGTTCtgatcttgctgcacatcagagaatccacactggagaaaaaccttatttatgttatcagtgtggaaaggctttcacaaagACTTCCAGTCTTAATGCACATAAGAGAATTCACACTAGAGAGAAAcattatgaatgtaatcaatgtggaaagactttccaaACAAAATCCAATCTTGCTACCCATCAGAGagtccacactggagagaaaccttatgaatgtaatcagtgtggaaaggctttcacaaagacttccagtcttgctgcacatAAGAGAATACAcaatggagagaaaccttatgtatGTAATCAGtttggaaaggctttcacaaggCGCTCGTAA
- the LOC122751842 gene encoding zinc finger protein 665-like isoform X2, which yields MAQDGRGQRDPISPGEPADNQRLFQGESLEPERMTPGTQRPPSQESVTFKDVVVHFTLEEWCLLDHSQKELYKEVTLENVQTFLSLGLPVSREDLTSSQEGGAPWLLEPKGPRHLCPDAVARLKMKEMTTNLSISEGESGQLIFKTVSPRNDGFEYSKYRKSFTEQVELIQSHGKPPEIQLHQGNQQKMTFSLNSDLTGLQKSDIGKRLHLCNEGRKAFSQNSKLITHQKTHIRKELDECNEGGATLSLHSSLPYHPRVHTGQKTCSCDQCEKTFHSNSDLVRHQKIHTGEKPYKCDECGKAFGYRSRLIGHQRIHTGEKRYKCNECGKAFCYKSVLIGHQRIHTEEKPYECQKCGKTFHQSWNLAVHQKIHTGKKPYKCNQCGKTFLQGSSLVVHDRSHTGEKPYECSQCGKTFTRSYVLVRHQRIHTREKYKCNQCEKTFRTKSNLAIHQKIHTGEESYKCKQCGKTFAYNSSLAKHQRIHNGEEPYEFNQYGNTFTETASIAKRQRIHNGEKPYKCNQCGKTFTHRYVLVAHQRTHTGEKPYECNQCGKAFRENSSLAKHQRIHTGEKPYECNQCGKAFTQHSNLSVHQRFHTGEKPYECKQCGKTFVHSSSLSKHQRFHTGEKPYECNQCGKTFTHSYVLIAHQKTHTGVKPYECNQCGKAFTRSSHLLAHQRIHTGEKPYECNQCGKTFTRSYVLVRHHRMHSGEKPYECNQCGKTFQTKSNLATHQRIHTGEKPYECNQCGKTFTENSSLTRHQRVHTGERPYECNQCGKKFRCSSDLAAHQRIHTGEKPYLCYQCGKAFTKTSSLNAHKRIHTREKHYECNQCGKTFQTKSNLATHQRVHTGEKPYECNQCGKAFTKTSSLAAHKRIHNGEKPYMQ from the exons ATGGCCCAGGATGGGAGAGGACAGAGGGACCCCATCTCCCCTG gtgAGCCTGCAGACAACCAAAGGCTATTCCAAGGAGAGAGCCTGGAGCCAGAGAGAATGACCCCGGGGACCCAGAGACCCCCATCCCAG GAGTCGGTGACCTTCAAGGATGTAGTTGTGCACTTCACCCTGGAGGAGTGGTGCCTGTTGGACCATTCTCAGAAAGAACTGTACAAGGAGGTCAcgctggagaatgtccagaccTTTCTCTCCCTGG GGCTTCCAGTTTCCAGAGAAGACCTGACCTCTTCTCAGGAAGGGGGAGCACCATGGCTTCTGGAGCCAAAAGGCCCAAGGCACCTTTGTCCAG ATGCAGTGGCCAGGCttaaaatgaaagagatgacCACAAACTTGAGCATTTCTGAGGGAGAATCTGGCCAGCTAATATTCAAGACAGTGTCGCCAAGGAATGACGGTTTTGAGTACAGTAAATATAGGAAAAGCTTTACTGAACAGGTAGAACTTATTCAGTCCCATGGGAAGCCTCCTGAAATACAACTGCATCAAGGTAATCAACAGAAAATGACTTTCAGCTTGAATTCAGACCTCACTGGACTTCAGAAAAGTGATATTGGCAAAAGGCTTCATCTAtgtaatgaaggaaggaaggccttCAGCCAGAACTCTAAGCTCATTACTCACCAGAAGACTCACATTAGAAAGGAGCTTGATGAATGTAATGAAGGTGGAGCAACCTTATCCCTTCACTCATCTCTTCCTTATCATCCTAGAGTTCATACTGGACAGAAAACATGTTCATGTGATCAGTGTGAGAAGACCTTTCATTCCAACTCAGATCTAGTTAGACATCAGaagattcatactggagagaagccttataaatgtgatgaatgtgggaaggcctttggCTACAGGTCACGCCTTATTGGCCATcaaagaattcacactggagaaaaacgttataaatgtaatgaatgtgggaaggccttctgcTACAAATCAGTCCTTATTggccatcagagaattcacacagaagagaaaccttatgaatgtcaaaaatgtggaaagactttccaCCAGAGTTGGAATCTTGCTGTACATCAAAAAATCCACACTGgaaagaaaccttataaatgtaatcagtgtggaaagacttttttACAGGGTTCTAGTCTTGTTGTACATGATAGAagccatactggagagaaaccttatgaatgtagtcagtgtggaaagactttcacacgcAGCTATGTTCTTGttagacatcagagaatccacactagagagaaatataaatgtaatcaatgtgAAAAGACTTTCCGAACAAAGTCCAATCTTGCCATCcatcagaaaatccacactggagaggaATCTTATAaatgtaaacagtgtggaaagacttttgcCTATAATTCCAGTCTTGCaaagcatcagagaatccacaatgGGGAGGAACCTTATGAATTTAATCAGTATGGAAATACTTTCACAGAGACTGCAAGTATTGCTAAGCGTCAGAGAATCCACAATggggagaaaccttataaatgtaatcagtgtggaaagactttcacacacAGATATGTTCTTGTTGCACATCAGAGAacccacactggagagaaaccttatgaatgtaatcagtgtggaaaggctttcagagAGAATTCCAGTCTtgctaaacatcagagaatccacactggagagaaaccttatgaatgtaatcagtgtggaaaggctttcacacagcaCTCCAATCTTTCTGTACATCAGAGattccacactggagagaaaccttatgaatgcaaacAGTGCGGAAAGACTTTTGTACATAGTTCCAGTCTTTCTAAGCATCAGAGgttccacactggagagaaaccttatgaatgtaatcagtgtggaaagactttcacacacAGCTATGTTCTTATTGCACATCAGAAAACCCACACTGGAGTGAAACcgtatgaatgtaatcaatgtggaaaggctttcacacgcAGCTCCCATCTtcttgcacatcagagaatccacactggagagaaaccttatgaatgtaatcagtgtggaaagactttcacacgcAGCTATGTTCTTGTTAGACATCATAGAatgcacagtggagagaaaccttatgaatgtaatcaatgtggaaagactttccaaACAAAATCCAATCTTGCAacccatcagagaatccacactggagagaaaccttatgaatgtaatcagtgtggaaagactttcacagagaATTCCAGTCTTACTAGGCATCAGAGAGTCCACACTGGAGAGagaccttatgaatgtaatcagtgtggaaagaaaTTCAGATGCAGTTCtgatcttgctgcacatcagagaatccacactggagaaaaaccttatttatgttatcagtgtggaaaggctttcacaaagACTTCCAGTCTTAATGCACATAAGAGAATTCACACTAGAGAGAAAcattatgaatgtaatcaatgtggaaagactttccaaACAAAATCCAATCTTGCTACCCATCAGAGagtccacactggagagaaaccttatgaatgtaatcagtgtggaaaggctttcacaaagacttccagtcttgctgcacatAAGAGAATACAcaatggagagaaaccttat ATGCAGTAG
- the LOC122751885 gene encoding small EDRK-rich factor 2-like — MTCSNQCELALQKNMKKQSDSGKGKHWDDGLSAAARKQRDLEIMQQKQKKANEKKEEPK, encoded by the coding sequence ATGACCTGCAGTAATCAGTGTGAGCTTGCCCTCCAGAAGAACATGAAAAAGCAAAGTGACTCAGGCAAGGGAAAACACTGGGATGACGGGCTCTCTGCTGCTGCCCGAAAGCAGAGGGACTTGGAGATCATGcaacagaagcagaaaaaggccaatgagaagaaggaagagcccaAGTAA
- the LOC122751842 gene encoding zinc finger protein 665-like isoform X1 — protein sequence MAQDGRGQRDPISPGEPADNQRLFQGESLEPERMTPGTQRPPSQESVTFKDVVVHFTLEEWCLLDHSQKELYKEVTLENVQTFLSLGLPVSREDLTSSQEGGAPWLLEPKGPRHLCPDAVARLKMKEMTTNLSISEGESGQLIFKTVSPRNDGFEYSKYRKSFTEQVELIQSHGKPPEIQLHQGNQQKMTFSLNSDLTGLQKSDIGKRLHLCNEGRKAFSQNSKLITHQKTHIRKELDECNEGGATLSLHSSLPYHPRVHTGQKTCSCDQCEKTFHSNSDLVRHQKIHTGEKPYKCDECGKAFGYRSRLIGHQRIHTGEKRYKCNECGKAFCYKSVLIGHQRIHTEEKPYECQKCGKTFHQSWNLAVHQKIHTGKKPYKCNQCGKTFLQGSSLVVHDRSHTGEKPYECSQCGKTFTRSYVLVRHQRIHTREKYKCNQCEKTFRTKSNLAIHQKIHTGEESYKCKQCGKTFAYNSSLAKHQRIHNGEEPYEFNQYGNTFTETASIAKRQRIHNGEKPYKCNQCGKTFTHRYVLVAHQRTHTGEKPYECNQCGKAFRENSSLAKHQRIHTGEKPYECNQCGKAFTQHSNLSVHQRFHTGEKPYECKQCGKTFVHSSSLSKHQRFHTGEKPYECNQCGKTFTHSYVLIAHQKTHTGVKPYECNQCGKAFTRSSHLLAHQRIHTGEKPYECNQCGKTFTRSYVLVRHHRMHSGEKPYECNQCGKTFQTKSNLATHQRIHTGEKPYECNQCGKTFTENSSLTRHQRVHTGERPYECNQCGKKFRCSSDLAAHQRIHTGEKPYLCYQCGKAFTKTSSLNAHKRIHTREKHYECNQCGKTFQTKSNLATHQRVHTGEKPYECNQCGKAFTKTSSLAAHKRIHNGEKPYVCNQFGKAFTRRS from the exons ATGGCCCAGGATGGGAGAGGACAGAGGGACCCCATCTCCCCTG gtgAGCCTGCAGACAACCAAAGGCTATTCCAAGGAGAGAGCCTGGAGCCAGAGAGAATGACCCCGGGGACCCAGAGACCCCCATCCCAG GAGTCGGTGACCTTCAAGGATGTAGTTGTGCACTTCACCCTGGAGGAGTGGTGCCTGTTGGACCATTCTCAGAAAGAACTGTACAAGGAGGTCAcgctggagaatgtccagaccTTTCTCTCCCTGG GGCTTCCAGTTTCCAGAGAAGACCTGACCTCTTCTCAGGAAGGGGGAGCACCATGGCTTCTGGAGCCAAAAGGCCCAAGGCACCTTTGTCCAG ATGCAGTGGCCAGGCttaaaatgaaagagatgacCACAAACTTGAGCATTTCTGAGGGAGAATCTGGCCAGCTAATATTCAAGACAGTGTCGCCAAGGAATGACGGTTTTGAGTACAGTAAATATAGGAAAAGCTTTACTGAACAGGTAGAACTTATTCAGTCCCATGGGAAGCCTCCTGAAATACAACTGCATCAAGGTAATCAACAGAAAATGACTTTCAGCTTGAATTCAGACCTCACTGGACTTCAGAAAAGTGATATTGGCAAAAGGCTTCATCTAtgtaatgaaggaaggaaggccttCAGCCAGAACTCTAAGCTCATTACTCACCAGAAGACTCACATTAGAAAGGAGCTTGATGAATGTAATGAAGGTGGAGCAACCTTATCCCTTCACTCATCTCTTCCTTATCATCCTAGAGTTCATACTGGACAGAAAACATGTTCATGTGATCAGTGTGAGAAGACCTTTCATTCCAACTCAGATCTAGTTAGACATCAGaagattcatactggagagaagccttataaatgtgatgaatgtgggaaggcctttggCTACAGGTCACGCCTTATTGGCCATcaaagaattcacactggagaaaaacgttataaatgtaatgaatgtgggaaggccttctgcTACAAATCAGTCCTTATTggccatcagagaattcacacagaagagaaaccttatgaatgtcaaaaatgtggaaagactttccaCCAGAGTTGGAATCTTGCTGTACATCAAAAAATCCACACTGgaaagaaaccttataaatgtaatcagtgtggaaagacttttttACAGGGTTCTAGTCTTGTTGTACATGATAGAagccatactggagagaaaccttatgaatgtagtcagtgtggaaagactttcacacgcAGCTATGTTCTTGttagacatcagagaatccacactagagagaaatataaatgtaatcaatgtgAAAAGACTTTCCGAACAAAGTCCAATCTTGCCATCcatcagaaaatccacactggagaggaATCTTATAaatgtaaacagtgtggaaagacttttgcCTATAATTCCAGTCTTGCaaagcatcagagaatccacaatgGGGAGGAACCTTATGAATTTAATCAGTATGGAAATACTTTCACAGAGACTGCAAGTATTGCTAAGCGTCAGAGAATCCACAATggggagaaaccttataaatgtaatcagtgtggaaagactttcacacacAGATATGTTCTTGTTGCACATCAGAGAacccacactggagagaaaccttatgaatgtaatcagtgtggaaaggctttcagagAGAATTCCAGTCTtgctaaacatcagagaatccacactggagagaaaccttatgaatgtaatcagtgtggaaaggctttcacacagcaCTCCAATCTTTCTGTACATCAGAGattccacactggagagaaaccttatgaatgcaaacAGTGCGGAAAGACTTTTGTACATAGTTCCAGTCTTTCTAAGCATCAGAGgttccacactggagagaaaccttatgaatgtaatcagtgtggaaagactttcacacacAGCTATGTTCTTATTGCACATCAGAAAACCCACACTGGAGTGAAACcgtatgaatgtaatcaatgtggaaaggctttcacacgcAGCTCCCATCTtcttgcacatcagagaatccacactggagagaaaccttatgaatgtaatcagtgtggaaagactttcacacgcAGCTATGTTCTTGTTAGACATCATAGAatgcacagtggagagaaaccttatgaatgtaatcaatgtggaaagactttccaaACAAAATCCAATCTTGCAacccatcagagaatccacactggagagaaaccttatgaatgtaatcagtgtggaaagactttcacagagaATTCCAGTCTTACTAGGCATCAGAGAGTCCACACTGGAGAGagaccttatgaatgtaatcagtgtggaaagaaaTTCAGATGCAGTTCtgatcttgctgcacatcagagaatccacactggagaaaaaccttatttatgttatcagtgtggaaaggctttcacaaagACTTCCAGTCTTAATGCACATAAGAGAATTCACACTAGAGAGAAAcattatgaatgtaatcaatgtggaaagactttccaaACAAAATCCAATCTTGCTACCCATCAGAGagtccacactggagagaaaccttatgaatgtaatcagtgtggaaaggctttcacaaagacttccagtcttgctgcacatAAGAGAATACAcaatggagagaaaccttatgtatGTAATCAGtttggaaaggctttcacaaggCGCTCGTAA
- the LOC122748437 gene encoding vomeronasal type-1 receptor 1-like, whose protein sequence is MKSKDIILRFAFFPQMGIGLLGNSFLICLFMFSFLSGHRMRPVDTIITQLALVNCLVLLSKGIPETMTALGLMNFLDETGCKIIFYLHKVARDLSLSMTCLLSGFQAITISPSNSNWAELKARAPRYLMPSSLFFWTFHLLFCSYIPWGIKGPKYTRNITEIQLTGYCSYQILAGFQVSIFATIISFPDAIFLGLMVSASGYMMFLLYRHHQQVQQVHLTCLSPRASPETRATNTILLLVSTFVSSYAFNCILTAYMSFIKSPPWLMHSSAFLASCFPAISPYVLISSDSQVTRYLYALCGRKPHIFTLVTHKYSLPRTTS, encoded by the coding sequence ATGAAATCGAAAGACATAATCTTGAGGTTTGCTTTCTTTCCCCAAATGGGAATTGGGCTTCTAGGGAATTCCTTCCTTATTTGTCTCTTCATGTTTTCATTTCTCAGTGGACATAGGATGAGACCTGTAGACACTATTATCACTCAGCTGGCCTTGGTCAACTGCTTGGTGCTTCTCTCAAAGGGCATCCCTGAGACAATGACAGCTTTGGGACTGATGAATTTCCTGGATGAAACTGgctgtaaaattattttctacctTCACAAAGTAGCTCGGGACCTTTCCCTCAGCATGACTTGCCTCCTGAGTGGCTTTCAGGCCATCACCATCAGCCCCAGCAACTCCAATTGGGCAGAGCTTAAAGCCAGAGCCCCAAGATACCTTATGCCTTCCAGTCTCTTCTTTTGGACTTTTCACCTGCTTTTTTGTAGCTATATCCCTTGGGGAATTAAGGGACCAAAATACACCAGAAACATTACTGAGATACAACTTACTGGATACTGCTCTTATCAAATTCTTGCTGGGTTTCAAGTTTCCATATTTGCAACCATTATCTCCTTTCCTGATGCTATATTTTTGGGACTCATGGTCTCTGCCAGTGGCTACATGATGTTTCTTCTGTACAGGCATCACCAGCAAGTCCAGCAAGTTCACCTTACCTGCCTCTCCCCCAGAGCCTCCCCTGAGACCAGGGCCACCAACACTATTCTACTGCTAGTAAGCACCTTTGTTTCCTCTTATGCTTTCAATTGCATCTTAACAGCATATATGTCTTTTATAAAGTCCCCACCCTGGTTGATGCACTCCTCTGCTTTCCTGGCTTCATGTTTCCCAGCTATTAGCCCCTATGTGCTGATCAGCAGTGACTCACAAGTTACCAGGTACCTCTATGCTCTTTGTGGGAGGAAACCCCACATTTTTACCCTGGTGACACATAAATATTCTCTGCCCAGGACGACCTCCTGA